The Salvia miltiorrhiza cultivar Shanhuang (shh) chromosome 1, IMPLAD_Smil_shh, whole genome shotgun sequence genome has a window encoding:
- the LOC131006782 gene encoding metal tolerance protein B isoform X1 — protein MGQEIAIGPELTNLPQDHKFSCSNTCPFSEHDYSQSDSAQRSKTAIKLGGLILCYLIVMVIEIVGGLKANSLAILTDAAHLLSDIAGFSISLFTVWVSGWMATPEHSFGYHRVEVIGALISVQLIWVMSVSLIYEAIKRLITKQTEVNGRLMFGIAAFSLVVNIILVLWLGHDHSHHGHSHHAHSHHHSHSHHNCKDDGHNHEEEESRTGDEESTNLVSSPHGSSHMLNINIRGAYLHIICDCIQSIAAMVAGVFIWIKPKWLVADLICTLLFTTFALSTTFTILRDIFHVLMERAPSDIDSARLENGLKLITGVRDVHDLHIWAITSGKHVLSCHVVVGAEVRPQQILHEIREYCEQTYKISHVTIQVEQV, from the coding sequence ATGGGACAGGAGATAGCCATTGGACCAGAACTTACTAATCTCCCTCAAGACCACAAGTTCTCGTGCAGCAACACTTGTCCATTCTCAGAGCACGACTACAGTCAGTCGGATTCAGCACAACGATCAAAGACAGCTATCAAACTTGGTGGGCTTATACTCTGTTACCTTATAGTCATGGTAATCGAGATTGTTGGAGGTCTGAAAGCCAACAGCTTAGCTATTCTTACTGATGCAGCTCACTTGCTGTCTGATATTGCTGGATTCTCCATTTCTCTCTTCACTGTTTGGGTTTCTGGTTGGATGGCAACACCAGAACATTCTTTTGGATACCACCGTGTAGAAGTTATTGGAGCACTAATATCGGTGCAGCTGATATGGGTCATGTCTGTATCTTTGATCTATGAAGCGATCAAAAGGCTTATTACAAAGCAAACAGAAGTGAATGGCCGACTCATGTTTGGAATTGCTGCCTTCAGCTTGGTGGTTAATATCATCTTGGTTCTATGGCTTGGCCACGACCATTCTCACCACGGTCACTCTCACCACGCCCATTCTCACCACCACAGCCATTCTCACCATAACTGCAAGGACGATGGCCATAACcatgaagaagaagaatcaaGAACAGGAGATGAAGAAAGTACGAATCTCGTCTCAAGTCCTCATGGGAGCAGTCACATGTTAAACATCAACATTCGAGGGGCATACTTGCATATAATATGTGACTGCATACAATCCATTGCTGCAATGGTTGCTGGTGTTTTTATATGGATAAAACCAAAATGGCTAGTGGCCGATCTGATTTGCACTCTTTTGTTCACCACTTTTGCTCTAAGCACCACTTTCACCATTTTGAGGGATATATTCCATGTGCTGATGGAGAGGGCGCCATCGGACATCGATTCTGCTCGTCTTGAAAATGGTCTTAAACTAATCACAGGAGTTCGCGATGTTCACGATCTTCATATCTGGGCCATCACGTCAGGTAAGCACGTCTTATCTTGTCACGTTGTGGTTGGAGCTGAAGTCAGACCTCAACAAATACTGCATGAGATTAGGGAATACTGTGAACAAACCTACAAAATTTCTCATGTAACTATACAAGTTGAACAAGTGTGA
- the LOC131006782 gene encoding metal tolerance protein B isoform X2 has product MNSHLQMGQEIAIGPELTNLPQDHKFSCSNTCPFSEHDYSQSDSAQRSKTAIKLGGLILCYLIVMVIEIVGGLKANSLAILTDAAHLLSDIAGFSISLFTVWVSGWMATPEHSFGYHRVEVIGALISVQLIWVMSVSLIYEAIKRLITKQTEVNGRLMFGIAAFSLVVNIILVLWLGHDHSHHGHSHHAHSHHHSHSHHNCKDDGHNHEEEESRTGDEESTNLVSSPHGSSHMLNINIRGAYLHIICDCIQSIAAMVAGVFIWIKPKWLVADLICTLLFTTFALSTTFTILRDIFHVLMERAPSDIDSARLENGLKLITGVRDVHDLHIWAITSGKHVLSCHVVVGAEVRPQQILHEIREYCEQTYKISHVTIQVEQV; this is encoded by the coding sequence ATGAATTCTCATTTGCAGATGGGACAGGAGATAGCCATTGGACCAGAACTTACTAATCTCCCTCAAGACCACAAGTTCTCGTGCAGCAACACTTGTCCATTCTCAGAGCACGACTACAGTCAGTCGGATTCAGCACAACGATCAAAGACAGCTATCAAACTTGGTGGGCTTATACTCTGTTACCTTATAGTCATGGTAATCGAGATTGTTGGAGGTCTGAAAGCCAACAGCTTAGCTATTCTTACTGATGCAGCTCACTTGCTGTCTGATATTGCTGGATTCTCCATTTCTCTCTTCACTGTTTGGGTTTCTGGTTGGATGGCAACACCAGAACATTCTTTTGGATACCACCGTGTAGAAGTTATTGGAGCACTAATATCGGTGCAGCTGATATGGGTCATGTCTGTATCTTTGATCTATGAAGCGATCAAAAGGCTTATTACAAAGCAAACAGAAGTGAATGGCCGACTCATGTTTGGAATTGCTGCCTTCAGCTTGGTGGTTAATATCATCTTGGTTCTATGGCTTGGCCACGACCATTCTCACCACGGTCACTCTCACCACGCCCATTCTCACCACCACAGCCATTCTCACCATAACTGCAAGGACGATGGCCATAACcatgaagaagaagaatcaaGAACAGGAGATGAAGAAAGTACGAATCTCGTCTCAAGTCCTCATGGGAGCAGTCACATGTTAAACATCAACATTCGAGGGGCATACTTGCATATAATATGTGACTGCATACAATCCATTGCTGCAATGGTTGCTGGTGTTTTTATATGGATAAAACCAAAATGGCTAGTGGCCGATCTGATTTGCACTCTTTTGTTCACCACTTTTGCTCTAAGCACCACTTTCACCATTTTGAGGGATATATTCCATGTGCTGATGGAGAGGGCGCCATCGGACATCGATTCTGCTCGTCTTGAAAATGGTCTTAAACTAATCACAGGAGTTCGCGATGTTCACGATCTTCATATCTGGGCCATCACGTCAGGTAAGCACGTCTTATCTTGTCACGTTGTGGTTGGAGCTGAAGTCAGACCTCAACAAATACTGCATGAGATTAGGGAATACTGTGAACAAACCTACAAAATTTCTCATGTAACTATACAAGTTGAACAAGTGTGA